From a single Phacochoerus africanus isolate WHEZ1 chromosome 11, ROS_Pafr_v1, whole genome shotgun sequence genomic region:
- the LOC125111009 gene encoding olfactory receptor 8B3 translates to MLARNDSLVTEFILAGLTERRELQQPLFYLFLMIYIVTMVGNLSLIILIGLNAHLHTPMYYFLFNLSFIDLCYSSVFTPKMLMSFVSRRNIISYVGCMTQLFFFLFFVISECYMLTSMAYDRYVAICNPLLYKVTMSHQVCSVLALAAYVMGLAGASAHTGCMLRLTFCSVNVINHYLCDILPLLQLSCTSTYVNEVVVLIVVGVNITVPSFTILISYIFIIASILHIKSAQGRSKAFSTCSSHIIALSLFFGSAAFMYLKYSSPGSMEQGKVSSVFYTNVVPMLNPLIYSLRNKDVQVALRKSLFEIQRRKM, encoded by the coding sequence ATGCTGGCTAGAAATGACTCCTTAGTGACTGAGTTTATTCTTGCTGGATTAACAGAGCGTCGAGAGCTCCAGCAACCCCTCTTTTACTTGTTTCTAATGATCTACATTGTCACCATGGTGGGCAACCTCAGCTTGATCATTCTTATTGGTCTAAATgctcacctccacacccccatgtactatTTCCTCTTCAACCTTTCCTTCATTGATCTCTGTTACTCTTCTGTTTTCACGCCCAAGATGCTCATGAGCTTTGTATCCAGGAGGAATATCATCTCCTACGTCGGGTGCATGActcagctgtttttctttctgtttttcgtCATCTCCGAATGCTATATGTTGACCTCAATGGcctatgatcgctatgtggccatctgtaaccCGCTGCTGTATAAGGTCACCATGTCCCATCAGGTCTGTTCAGTGCTCGCTTTGGCTGCATATGTGATGGGACTTGCTGGAGCCTCTGCCCACACAGGGTGCATGCTTAGACTAACCTTCTGCAGTGTGAACGTCATCAACCATTACTTGTGTGACATCCTCCCACTGCTCCAACTCTCTTGCACCAGCACTTATGTCAATGAGGTCGTAGTTCTCATTGTCGTGGGTGTTAATATCACCGTGCCGAGTTTCACCATTCTGATTTCTTACATCTTCATCATCGCTAGCATTCTTCATATCAAATCTGCTCAAGGAAGATCGAAAGCCTTCAGTACTTGTAGCTCCCACATTATTGCTCTTTCACTGTTTTTTGGTTCAGCAGCATTCATGTATCTTAAATATTCTTCTCCTGGATCTATGGAGCAGGGAAAggtttcttctgttttctatACTAACGTGGTGCCCATGCTCAATCCTTTGATTTACAGTTTGAGGAACAAGGATGTCCAAGTTGCACTGAGAAAATCCCTGTTTGAAATCcagaggagaaaaatgtaa